In Elusimicrobiota bacterium, a genomic segment contains:
- a CDS encoding DUF1648 domain-containing protein: protein MTGRKLPLMVFLGTGALCVAQALYYHPLLPARVASHFGASGAPNGWMPKGALVWTDIIAAALLALLFSATTWSLPKYPDSRINLPNKSYWLAPQRREETFSVITAYFLWFGAATFLLLFDIFHQVFRFNLGQATKLDHPVESLIAYVAFALGWLISFWTRFAKAPGP from the coding sequence ATGACGGGACGGAAGCTTCCTCTGATGGTATTCCTGGGCACAGGGGCCCTGTGCGTCGCCCAGGCCTTATACTATCATCCGCTCCTGCCCGCGAGGGTCGCCTCGCACTTCGGCGCCTCCGGCGCCCCGAACGGCTGGATGCCCAAAGGCGCGCTCGTCTGGACGGACATCATCGCGGCCGCTCTGCTGGCCCTGCTCTTCTCGGCCACGACTTGGTCGCTGCCCAAGTACCCGGACTCCCGCATCAACCTGCCCAACAAGAGCTATTGGCTGGCGCCGCAGCGCCGGGAGGAGACCTTCTCCGTCATCACCGCCTACTTCCTCTGGTTCGGCGCCGCGACCTTCCTGCTGCTCTTCGACATATTCCATCAGGTGTTCCGCTTCAACCTCGGCCAGGCGACGAAGCTCGATCACCCGGTCGAGAGCCTGATCGCCTATGTGGCCTTCGCGCTCGGCTGGCTCATAAGCTTTTGGACGAGGTTCGCGAAAGCTCCTGGGCCTTAG
- a CDS encoding putative molybdenum carrier protein: MIPERIVSGGQTGVDRAALDAALEAGLSCGGFVPKGRRAEDGPIPERYPLQECDTLDYAVRTELNVIHSDATLILNRGKLDGGTSGTVEFCQEHDKPYSVVQLEQVSVEQAALSIRYFLSQAKPRTLNVAGPRESKCPGIHQATLDLLRLVLRPG, translated from the coding sequence ATGATCCCCGAGCGCATCGTCTCAGGCGGCCAGACCGGCGTGGACCGGGCCGCGCTCGACGCGGCCCTGGAGGCGGGCCTGTCCTGCGGCGGCTTCGTGCCCAAGGGCCGCCGCGCCGAGGACGGTCCCATCCCGGAGCGCTATCCGCTTCAGGAATGCGACACCCTTGACTACGCGGTGCGCACCGAGCTCAACGTCATCCATTCGGACGCCACGCTCATCCTCAATCGCGGCAAGCTCGACGGCGGAACCTCGGGCACCGTCGAATTCTGCCAGGAGCACGACAAGCCTTACAGCGTCGTGCAGCTTGAGCAAGTCTCGGTCGAGCAGGCCGCTCTCAGCATCCGCTATTTCTTGTCCCAGGCCAAGCCCCGCACGCTCAACGTCGCCGGCCCGCGCGAGAGCAAGTGCCCCGGCATCCATCAGGCGACCTTGGACCTTTTGCGGCTGGTCCTGAGGCCTGGTTGA
- a CDS encoding OsmC family protein has translation MAVKITARYMGDDTVELEHGPSGKKILTDLPADNGGRGRTFSPTDLLAASLSSCILTIMSMSAKKDGLDLKGSSVEVEKEMQSSPRRVARFVGRIVLPAHLSSAQKEKLKAYIKACPVGGSLHPDVKVDLAVE, from the coding sequence ATGGCAGTCAAGATCACGGCGCGATACATGGGCGACGATACGGTGGAGCTGGAGCACGGTCCCAGCGGCAAGAAGATCCTGACGGACCTGCCCGCGGACAACGGGGGCCGGGGCCGGACCTTCTCGCCCACCGACCTGTTGGCCGCTTCGCTGTCTTCCTGCATCCTGACCATCATGTCCATGTCGGCGAAGAAGGACGGCCTGGACCTCAAGGGATCGTCGGTGGAAGTGGAGAAGGAGATGCAGTCCAGCCCCCGTCGCGTGGCGCGTTTCGTCGGCCGCATCGTGCTGCCGGCGCACCTGTCCTCGGCGCAGAAGGAGAAGCTCAAGGCCTACATCAAGGCCTGTCCGGTGGGCGGCAGCCTGCATCCGGACGTCAAGGTCGACCTTGCGGTCGAATGA